In Hwangdonia lutea, a single window of DNA contains:
- a CDS encoding ABC transporter substrate-binding protein, with product MKKAIFFLFTIFVFSCKNETAKPIAKPVDGHQLELKYAKGFSVTDYSTFKVLNIKNPWPDSEKSYRYVLINKENAAKTTFVKDEFDGIIINPIKKIVVTSTTHIPALELLNAEETLVGFPGTDFISSEKIRMRIDEGKIRELGKNESINTEVLLSLNPNVVIGFGIDGNNKTFETIKKSGIPVIYNGDWVEDSPLAKAEWIKFFGTLYHKEKEADSIFNTIEKNYLEAKKLAQTVKNKPTILSGAMHSDIWYLPNGTSTEAQLLKDANTNYLWQNSQGSGSLKLSFETVFTKAKDADIWINPSNYTSLKALENSSSHNTMFSAFINKNIYTITNTTGKTGGVLYYELGFARPDLVLKDLIKICHPELLKDYKPFFFKPLE from the coding sequence TTGAAAAAAGCCATCTTTTTTTTATTTACAATCTTCGTTTTTTCTTGTAAAAATGAAACTGCCAAACCTATTGCAAAACCTGTTGACGGGCATCAACTTGAATTAAAATATGCCAAAGGGTTTTCGGTGACAGACTATTCAACGTTTAAGGTATTAAACATTAAAAACCCATGGCCCGATTCTGAAAAAAGCTATCGTTACGTTTTAATCAATAAAGAAAATGCGGCTAAAACAACCTTTGTGAAAGATGAATTTGATGGTATTATTATTAATCCCATAAAAAAAATAGTGGTGACCTCAACCACACATATTCCCGCTTTAGAATTATTAAATGCCGAAGAAACGTTAGTTGGATTTCCTGGAACGGATTTTATTTCTTCTGAAAAAATAAGAATGCGAATTGACGAAGGAAAAATAAGGGAACTTGGTAAGAACGAAAGTATAAATACCGAGGTTTTATTAAGTTTAAACCCCAATGTGGTTATTGGCTTTGGTATTGACGGCAATAACAAAACCTTTGAAACCATAAAAAAATCTGGTATTCCTGTAATTTACAATGGCGACTGGGTTGAAGATTCGCCTTTGGCAAAAGCCGAATGGATTAAGTTTTTTGGAACACTTTACCATAAAGAAAAAGAAGCCGATTCTATTTTTAATACCATTGAAAAAAATTATTTGGAAGCAAAAAAACTAGCACAAACCGTAAAAAACAAACCCACGATTTTAAGTGGTGCTATGCATAGCGATATTTGGTATTTACCAAACGGCACGAGTACCGAAGCACAACTTTTAAAAGATGCCAACACCAATTATCTATGGCAAAACAGCCAAGGTTCCGGAAGTTTAAAACTTAGTTTTGAAACTGTTTTCACAAAAGCCAAAGATGCTGATATTTGGATAAACCCTTCAAATTACACCAGTTTAAAAGCGCTTGAAAACTCAAGTTCGCACAACACCATGTTTAGCGCATTTATAAATAAAAACATATATACCATTACCAATACCACTGGAAAAACAGGTGGTGTATTGTATTATGAATTAGGTTTCGCCAGACCTGATTTGGTATTAAAGGATCTTATTAAAATCTGTCATCCAGAACTACTAAAAGACTACAAACCATTCTTTTTTAAACCCTTAGAATAA
- a CDS encoding tetratricopeptide repeat protein, whose protein sequence is MPAKFVLTDVDSTKQISPLFENLGNHSYKVSTKNDLAQRFFNQGLRLTYAFNHAEAHRSFMEAARLDPNLAMAFWGQAYALGPNINDPFPDDNRKNKYNEAISKAVKLSPNASQKEQALIEALTHRYSDDLEKEVSELNHNYMQSMAEVAKTYPNDSDILTLYAASVMNTVPWNYWDNEGNPSPNIPEAKAALEKAMTMSPDNPGAHHYYIHMVELPKPDLAVPSAEKLGGLMPTAGHIVHMPSHIFIRVGRYKDAVTANQKAILADEDYISQCLSQGMYPLGYYPHNIHFLWSASSFLGNSDLAIDAAKKTAEKVPVGEMKELHFLQNFAATPLLAYTRFGKWNDILTYPKPNDGIKHLKLIWHYARGVAFVRKNNIKEAKEELEAIQALVDDPEMETLVATGFDNGTTIAKLAYQVVAGEIALLEENYSLAINHFEKAVEMEDKLIYNEPAAWYIPPRQNLGAALLKAGKYSEAEMVYHKDLEDLRQNGWSLMGLHESLKAQGKLNEAAGVMQEFNLAWQDADIEINTSVL, encoded by the coding sequence ATGCCTGCAAAATTCGTTCTTACAGACGTTGATTCAACAAAACAAATATCACCATTATTCGAAAATCTTGGAAATCACAGTTATAAAGTAAGCACCAAAAATGATTTGGCACAACGGTTTTTTAATCAAGGCTTACGGTTAACCTATGCTTTTAATCATGCCGAAGCTCATCGTTCCTTTATGGAAGCGGCGCGATTGGATCCGAATTTGGCCATGGCTTTTTGGGGGCAAGCCTATGCTTTAGGTCCAAATATTAACGACCCTTTTCCAGACGATAACCGAAAAAACAAATACAATGAGGCCATTTCCAAAGCGGTTAAATTATCACCCAATGCCTCGCAAAAAGAACAAGCTTTAATCGAAGCATTAACGCACAGATATTCGGACGACTTGGAAAAAGAAGTATCAGAATTAAACCACAACTACATGCAATCCATGGCCGAAGTAGCCAAAACATATCCGAATGATTCAGATATTTTAACCCTTTATGCAGCCTCTGTTATGAATACGGTTCCTTGGAATTATTGGGATAATGAAGGCAATCCGTCACCAAATATACCAGAGGCCAAAGCGGCCTTAGAAAAAGCCATGACTATGAGTCCTGACAACCCCGGAGCGCACCATTATTACATTCACATGGTAGAACTGCCTAAGCCGGATTTAGCTGTTCCGAGCGCCGAAAAACTAGGAGGTTTAATGCCTACAGCGGGACATATTGTTCATATGCCATCGCATATCTTTATACGAGTTGGACGTTACAAAGACGCTGTTACCGCCAACCAAAAAGCGATTTTAGCTGATGAAGATTATATTTCACAATGCCTTTCCCAAGGCATGTATCCGTTAGGGTATTATCCGCATAACATTCATTTTTTATGGTCCGCTTCAAGCTTTTTAGGAAATAGCGACCTCGCCATTGATGCTGCAAAAAAAACGGCTGAAAAAGTTCCTGTGGGCGAAATGAAAGAACTACATTTTTTACAAAACTTTGCTGCAACCCCACTTTTGGCATACACCAGATTTGGTAAATGGAACGATATTTTAACCTATCCAAAACCTAACGACGGTATTAAGCATCTTAAACTTATATGGCATTATGCTAGAGGCGTTGCTTTTGTTAGAAAGAACAATATCAAGGAAGCCAAAGAAGAACTTGAGGCCATACAAGCATTGGTTGATGACCCCGAAATGGAAACCCTTGTAGCGACTGGTTTTGACAACGGCACTACGATTGCAAAATTAGCTTACCAAGTGGTTGCGGGCGAAATCGCATTATTGGAAGAAAATTACAGTTTAGCGATTAATCATTTTGAAAAAGCCGTAGAAATGGAAGACAAGCTTATTTACAACGAGCCTGCCGCTTGGTATATTCCTCCGAGGCAAAACTTAGGAGCCGCTTTATTAAAAGCCGGAAAATATAGTGAGGCAGAAATGGTTTATCATAAAGATTTAGAAGATTTAAGACAAAATGGATGGTCGTTAATGGGCTTACATGAAAGCTTAAAGGCTCAAGGAAAATTAAATGAAGCGGCCGGGGTTATGCAAGAGTTTAACCTGGCTTGGCAAGATGCAGATATAGAAATCAATACCTCTGTGCTTTAA
- a CDS encoding TonB-dependent receptor plug domain-containing protein, which translates to MKKVNVFGILYLGLSMVGFAQQKVDSTKVEQLDEVVVTDSRFKLKRENSGKMVIKISKKEIENNQGRSISELINTKSGIEINGSRSVEGQNISGFIRGGNNRQVLVLIDGLQVNDPSLVNNELDLRLLDLNTVESIEIIKGAASTLYGNAAATAVINITTKKASLKQISGSFLTVVGTNQTQDDLNYNGASFTNNVSVNGSLNKFSYLASFGNRYADGLSAAKADNAEKDPFSRFNTNLKLGYEISDAIQLDAFASYDKFKTDIDGFPAPTYTFADTNDKYISEQARFGIAPKFSYEKGSIQINAAYSKINRETISEFGSINEAESFVVDAFNKYVFNETFYTIIGVNYSDYKSKFADEESYTNTDPYLNVVYVSDFGLNINAGTRFNNHSAYGSQLVYSLNPSFSMPVNSGYAKIFGSYATSFIAPNLSQLFGFFGANPDLKPEENVTIEGGLEFSNRNGFRVNGVYFNRKEENTIIYTTAYENATEDATVHGFEVEAELKTITDVTLSANYTFTELKDGVRLRIPKHKANASLGYNFCDNTYASVNYQFVGSRTDTNFSTFANEELESFSLIDLYFSQKIIKNKVKLFASVTNVFNEDYFEILGYTTKGRNVNLGLNVNL; encoded by the coding sequence ATGAAAAAAGTAAATGTTTTTGGTATCCTTTATTTAGGATTATCAATGGTTGGTTTTGCACAACAAAAAGTCGATTCAACAAAAGTAGAGCAACTGGACGAAGTTGTGGTTACCGATTCGCGTTTTAAACTTAAACGTGAAAACTCGGGAAAAATGGTTATTAAAATTTCAAAAAAAGAAATAGAAAATAATCAAGGTAGAAGTATTTCTGAGTTAATTAACACCAAAAGTGGTATTGAAATTAACGGCAGTAGAAGTGTTGAAGGGCAAAATATTTCTGGATTCATTAGAGGCGGAAATAACCGGCAGGTTTTAGTACTAATTGACGGTTTGCAAGTAAACGATCCTTCCTTGGTAAATAACGAATTGGATTTACGTTTGTTAGATTTAAACACCGTTGAATCCATCGAAATTATTAAAGGTGCCGCAAGTACGCTTTACGGCAATGCCGCGGCCACTGCAGTAATTAATATTACCACTAAAAAAGCATCGTTAAAACAAATTTCAGGCAGTTTTTTAACGGTTGTGGGTACCAATCAAACCCAAGATGATTTGAATTATAACGGCGCTAGTTTTACCAACAATGTGTCGGTTAACGGCAGTTTAAACAAGTTTAGCTATTTGGCTAGTTTTGGCAATCGGTATGCGGATGGTTTATCGGCTGCAAAAGCGGATAATGCTGAAAAAGATCCGTTTTCAAGATTTAATACCAACCTAAAATTGGGTTACGAGATTAGCGATGCTATACAGCTTGATGCTTTTGCCAGTTACGATAAGTTTAAAACCGATATTGATGGGTTTCCGGCGCCAACCTACACCTTTGCTGATACCAACGATAAATATATTTCGGAACAGGCACGTTTCGGGATAGCGCCAAAGTTTAGTTATGAAAAAGGAAGTATTCAAATTAATGCAGCGTACTCTAAAATAAATAGAGAAACCATTTCTGAATTTGGATCGATTAACGAAGCCGAAAGTTTTGTGGTTGACGCCTTTAACAAATATGTGTTTAATGAAACGTTTTATACGATTATTGGGGTGAATTATTCCGATTACAAAAGTAAGTTTGCCGACGAAGAAAGTTACACCAATACTGACCCGTATTTGAATGTGGTTTATGTATCGGATTTTGGATTGAACATTAATGCAGGAACGCGATTTAATAACCACAGTGCGTATGGTTCGCAGTTGGTTTACAGCTTAAATCCGTCGTTTAGTATGCCCGTGAACTCCGGATATGCCAAGATTTTTGGCTCGTATGCGACTTCGTTTATTGCGCCCAATTTATCGCAGTTATTCGGTTTTTTTGGAGCTAACCCTGATTTAAAACCCGAGGAAAATGTAACGATTGAAGGTGGATTGGAATTTTCGAATAGAAACGGATTTCGGGTAAATGGCGTTTACTTTAACAGAAAAGAAGAAAACACGATAATTTACACAACAGCTTATGAAAATGCCACGGAAGATGCGACGGTTCATGGGTTTGAGGTTGAAGCTGAATTGAAAACGATTACAGATGTAACACTCAGTGCCAATTATACATTTACTGAATTGAAAGATGGGGTGCGTTTGCGTATCCCGAAGCATAAAGCCAATGCAAGTTTAGGTTACAATTTTTGTGATAACACGTATGCCTCCGTGAATTATCAATTTGTAGGAAGTAGAACGGATACCAATTTTTCAACTTTTGCAAATGAAGAATTAGAGTCTTTTTCGTTGATTGATTTATACTTTAGTCAGAAAATCATTAAAAATAAGGTGAAGCTTTTTGCAAGTGTAACCAATGTGTTTAACGAAGATTATTTTGAAATTTTAGGATACACTACAAAAGGTAGAAATGTAAATTTAGGGTTAAATGTTAATTTGTAG
- a CDS encoding DoxX family membrane protein: MNEQTLLKYTFGLVPIVAGLDKFTNILTDWSQYLSSGFQDLLPFDASTFMIIVGIIEIVAGIIVLVKTKIGAIIVALWLALIALTLIFSGHYLDVAVRDLVMAIAAYVLFKLSS; encoded by the coding sequence ATGAATGAACAAACATTGCTGAAGTATACCTTTGGTTTAGTGCCCATTGTGGCTGGATTAGATAAATTTACGAATATTTTAACAGATTGGAGCCAGTACCTAAGTTCTGGATTTCAAGACTTATTGCCTTTTGATGCCTCAACTTTTATGATTATTGTTGGAATTATTGAAATTGTAGCAGGAATTATTGTATTGGTTAAAACCAAAATAGGTGCCATAATAGTAGCATTATGGCTGGCATTAATTGCCTTGACCCTAATTTTTAGCGGTCATTATTTAGATGTAGCCGTACGTGATTTGGTTATGGCCATTGCAGCTTATGTATTGTTTAAACTTAGTAGCTAA
- a CDS encoding acyl-CoA thioesterase, producing MFKHIKDSQITISELMKPMYSNFSGKIHGGYILNLMDQIAFACASRHSRHYCVTASVNKVNFLHPIEVGELVTLKASVNYTGRTSMVIGVRVESENIHSGEIKHCNSSYFTMVAKDDDGNNVPVPGIILNSKTAIRRFSRSITRQEHAKKRSENFKASSFKIEEHLELLKANNVKIEFS from the coding sequence ATGTTTAAACACATTAAAGATTCCCAAATCACAATTTCAGAATTAATGAAACCCATGTATTCCAATTTTAGTGGCAAAATTCATGGTGGTTATATTTTAAATTTAATGGATCAAATTGCTTTTGCTTGCGCTTCAAGGCATTCCAGACATTATTGTGTAACGGCATCTGTGAACAAAGTTAATTTTTTACATCCTATTGAAGTTGGCGAATTGGTAACCCTAAAAGCCTCTGTAAATTACACGGGGCGAACCTCGATGGTTATTGGTGTTCGGGTGGAATCTGAAAACATTCATTCCGGAGAAATCAAACATTGCAACTCATCGTATTTTACCATGGTAGCAAAAGACGATGATGGAAACAATGTGCCCGTTCCCGGAATTATTTTAAACTCCAAAACGGCCATCCGCAGGTTTTCAAGAAGTATTACCAGACAGGAACATGCTAAAAAAAGATCTGAAAATTTTAAAGCTTCAAGTTTTAAGATTGAAGAGCATTTAGAGTTACTTAAAGCAAATAACGTTAAAATAGAGTTTAGTTAA
- a CDS encoding OB-fold protein, whose translation MVSSKNKRNWFLLIVLLTLCVFVGYQYIYQDHRDIETEKAEFTTTPQTISDEFKQNALKSEQTYLNKTIEILGIATEINKNNITLNHLVFCQFNDILNQSIKINTTVKVKGRCIGYDDLLEQVKLDQCTIIN comes from the coding sequence ATGGTTAGTAGCAAAAATAAACGCAATTGGTTTTTATTAATAGTGCTATTAACTTTATGCGTGTTTGTTGGCTATCAATACATTTATCAAGACCATAGAGATATTGAAACTGAAAAGGCCGAATTCACTACAACACCTCAAACTATTAGTGACGAATTTAAGCAAAACGCCCTTAAATCTGAACAAACTTACCTTAATAAAACCATTGAAATCTTAGGTATAGCTACCGAAATCAATAAGAACAATATCACCTTAAACCACTTGGTTTTTTGTCAATTCAACGACATTTTAAACCAATCAATAAAAATCAATACTACTGTTAAAGTAAAAGGACGTTGCATAGGCTATGACGATTTGTTGGAGCAAGTTAAATTAGACCAATGCACCATTATTAATTAA
- a CDS encoding RNA polymerase sigma factor: MKAIKINDYNNQTIHDFDVITQILKGEKGLYEILMRRNNQKLYRVVRSYIKDENVIKDIMQNTYIKAYEKLYQFNKKSGFSTWLIRIGINEALHELKSNQRKMLIHPNTQNHKSFIEASKNMNPEHHIIQKEAQWILEKIIDQLPEKYKVVYILSEVENMKIKDISDCLDISINNVKVRTHRAKQMLKDNLYELSQKPNVFEFGFEKCDNLVKNVNKNI; the protein is encoded by the coding sequence ATGAAAGCCATTAAAATAAATGATTATAACAATCAGACTATTCATGATTTTGATGTTATTACACAAATTCTGAAAGGAGAAAAAGGCCTGTACGAAATTTTAATGCGAAGAAATAACCAGAAACTATATCGCGTTGTGCGGAGCTATATTAAGGATGAAAATGTGATAAAAGATATTATGCAGAACACGTATATAAAGGCTTACGAGAAACTTTATCAATTTAATAAAAAATCGGGGTTTTCAACGTGGTTGATTAGGATAGGAATTAATGAAGCGCTGCACGAATTGAAATCTAATCAGCGTAAAATGCTTATCCACCCAAATACCCAAAACCATAAATCGTTTATAGAAGCATCAAAAAACATGAATCCTGAGCATCATATCATTCAAAAAGAAGCCCAATGGATTTTGGAAAAAATAATTGACCAGCTTCCAGAAAAGTATAAAGTGGTTTACATACTAAGCGAAGTTGAAAACATGAAAATTAAGGATATTAGTGATTGCCTTGATATTTCAATTAACAACGTTAAAGTAAGAACCCATCGGGCCAAACAAATGCTAAAAGACAATCTTTACGAATTATCGCAAAAACCAAATGTGTTTGAATTTGGGTTTGAAAAATGCGACAATTTGGTAAAAAATGTAAATAAAAATATTTAA
- a CDS encoding FecCD family ABC transporter permease, translating into MTLSYKYSFLALTLILILCFFVNISLGSVYIPIKAVFNSLVGSATEQDAWQHIITNYRLPKALTAILVGSGLGISGLLMQTLFRNPLAGPFVLGISSGASLGVALIILGTGLFGGVFASLFISKWSVVIAASLGSFLVLIAVLVVSIKVRDTMAILIIGLMFASITAAIVSVLSYFGSAEQLQQYIFWGFGSLGNLSWYELFVFSVIFCLGILLSIISIKSLNTLLLGENYAISLGLNIKRSRLIIIAATSLLAGTITAFAGPIAFIGLAIPHITRQVFNTSNHKILLPAVFLFGAVVMLICDSIAQLPNSDYTLPINAITSLIGAPVVIWLLVRKRKMVF; encoded by the coding sequence ATGACCTTAAGTTATAAATATTCGTTCCTAGCACTTACCCTCATATTGATTTTGTGTTTTTTCGTAAACATAAGTTTAGGTTCGGTTTATATCCCAATAAAAGCCGTTTTTAATAGCCTTGTTGGAAGTGCAACAGAGCAAGATGCATGGCAACATATTATTACCAATTACAGATTACCAAAGGCTTTAACGGCCATTTTAGTCGGTTCCGGTTTGGGCATTTCAGGCCTTTTAATGCAAACACTTTTTAGAAATCCGTTAGCCGGTCCATTTGTATTGGGTATAAGCTCGGGCGCAAGTTTAGGTGTCGCGCTAATTATTTTAGGCACTGGTTTGTTTGGTGGAGTTTTCGCATCGTTATTCATATCGAAATGGAGCGTTGTAATCGCAGCAAGTTTAGGTAGTTTTTTAGTGCTTATAGCGGTTTTGGTGGTTTCCATTAAAGTGCGCGATACCATGGCTATTCTTATTATCGGCCTCATGTTTGCCAGTATCACGGCTGCAATTGTTAGTGTACTTTCTTATTTTGGATCTGCCGAACAATTACAGCAATACATTTTTTGGGGCTTTGGAAGCCTCGGTAATTTATCGTGGTACGAGTTGTTTGTTTTTTCAGTCATATTTTGTTTGGGCATCTTGTTAAGTATCATTTCCATCAAATCCTTAAACACATTACTTTTAGGCGAAAATTACGCGATAAGTTTAGGATTGAATATTAAAAGAAGTCGGTTAATTATTATTGCCGCCACAAGTTTATTGGCAGGAACCATTACTGCTTTTGCAGGCCCTATTGCGTTTATTGGTTTGGCTATTCCGCACATTACACGGCAAGTTTTTAACACCTCAAACCACAAAATATTATTACCGGCCGTATTTTTGTTTGGTGCGGTCGTTATGCTAATTTGCGATAGTATAGCCCAATTACCTAATAGCGATTACACCTTGCCCATTAATGCCATAACATCTTTAATTGGTGCTCCGGTTGTAATTTGGTTATTGGTTAGAAAACGGAAAATGGTGTTTTAA
- a CDS encoding T9SS type A sorting domain-containing protein — protein MKTKLLALMFLGMLSAHAQTTHNLNWEIGIGTLDLTIDEGDTVIWTWTDGAPHTVTSLAGSAETFDSGSKTGNGMTFSKTFNVVGSNPYQCNFHPSTMKGTITVEGALSVDDFRLKGFAIHPNPANTVISFKLPKGLNSGTISVFDLLGKQLYSNTITKTTLDISGLNNGLYVVKISSEGIHHTKRFIKQ, from the coding sequence ATGAAAACAAAACTACTCGCATTAATGTTTTTAGGAATGTTAAGTGCACATGCTCAAACCACCCATAATCTTAATTGGGAAATTGGAATTGGAACCCTAGATTTAACTATTGATGAAGGTGATACTGTTATTTGGACTTGGACGGACGGAGCGCCACACACCGTAACAAGCTTAGCAGGAAGTGCAGAAACTTTTGATAGTGGTTCAAAAACAGGAAACGGAATGACATTTTCTAAAACCTTTAATGTTGTTGGTTCAAATCCGTACCAATGTAATTTTCATCCGTCAACCATGAAGGGTACCATAACCGTAGAAGGTGCGCTTAGTGTAGATGATTTTCGTTTAAAAGGATTTGCAATCCATCCAAACCCAGCAAATACCGTAATTTCGTTTAAACTTCCTAAAGGATTAAATTCGGGCACTATTAGCGTTTTCGATTTATTGGGCAAACAACTTTATTCAAACACTATAACCAAAACCACTTTGGATATTTCGGGTTTGAACAACGGATTATACGTTGTAAAAATCTCGTCTGAAGGCATCCATCACACAAAACGTTTTATAAAGCAATAA
- a CDS encoding ABC transporter ATP-binding protein, which yields MSVNKSHSILKTENLSIGYSAKKRETVVASNINIELKRGELVGLIGANGIGKSTLIRTITNVQKHLNGDIFINETPISAYLAVDLAKVMSLVLTEQIASKNLTVFEVIALGRQPYTSWIGNLSENDTSIINKAIRQTNIDNLKHKKCFELSDGQLQKVMIARALAQDTDLIILDEPTTHLDMYHKAYILKLLQKLAKETGKTILFSSHEIDLAIQLCDKLIVMTKGEVVSDEPCNLILKGTFATLFPKDLISFDKNTGSFRVKK from the coding sequence ATGAGTGTAAACAAATCACATAGCATCTTAAAAACCGAAAACCTATCGATTGGTTATTCTGCTAAAAAGCGGGAAACCGTTGTGGCTTCAAACATAAATATTGAACTAAAAAGAGGTGAATTGGTTGGTTTAATTGGCGCGAATGGCATCGGGAAATCCACTTTAATTAGAACCATCACCAATGTTCAAAAACATTTAAACGGTGATATCTTTATAAATGAAACGCCTATTTCGGCGTACCTAGCGGTTGATTTGGCAAAAGTGATGAGTCTGGTTTTAACCGAACAAATAGCCTCGAAAAACCTAACCGTTTTTGAGGTGATTGCATTGGGCAGACAACCTTATACAAGTTGGATTGGTAATCTTTCTGAAAACGACACAAGCATTATTAATAAGGCGATAAGGCAAACGAATATTGACAATTTAAAACATAAAAAATGTTTTGAATTAAGCGATGGCCAGTTGCAAAAAGTAATGATTGCGCGGGCTTTGGCGCAGGACACCGATTTAATTATTCTGGACGAACCCACAACGCATCTGGATATGTATCATAAAGCATACATTTTAAAACTGCTTCAAAAATTGGCTAAAGAAACGGGTAAAACCATTTTGTTTTCTTCGCACGAAATAGATTTGGCCATTCAGTTATGCGACAAACTTATTGTAATGACCAAAGGTGAAGTGGTTTCTGACGAACCTTGCAATCTTATTTTAAAAGGCACTTTCGCTACTCTATTTCCTAAGGATTTAATAAGCTTTGATAAAAACACGGGGAGTTTTAGAGTGAAAAAATAA
- the rmuC gene encoding DNA recombination protein RmuC — protein sequence MNDNVILIIAILISGGIGAYLGMLFTKLKSKSEQSTLEERQNQMHQTIDELKQNLSKIENEREAIRNEKDFLNAELTRRNTEFENLQQLNIKRDAEIEERQTQLRKDFELLATKILDEKTEKFTLQNKENIKNILNPLQEKIKTFEEKVDLTQKESISMHSALKEQLLGLKDLNQQMTKEATNLTRALKGDSQIQGNWGEIILTRVLEKSGLNEGREYSLQDSHIDDEGKRLRTDVLIHLPDGKKIVVDSKVSLTDFERFVSSDDDNEKQIHLKNHINSIKRHVDQLSTKKYHYLYDAGPDTVFMFIPIEPAFALASSNEPKLYEEAFGKHVIIVTPSTLLAALKLIENLWQNDRQKQNALEIATQAGKLYDQFVNLTNDLLKVGNQLNTVKGSYDSTMKKLTGRGNLLSKVENIKKLGIKANKQVNEKLLKIADENSEDDDL from the coding sequence ATGAACGACAACGTAATTCTTATCATCGCTATTCTTATTTCTGGTGGCATTGGTGCCTATTTGGGCATGCTATTTACCAAACTTAAAAGCAAAAGCGAACAAAGTACTTTAGAGGAACGCCAAAATCAAATGCATCAAACCATTGATGAATTAAAGCAAAATTTAAGCAAAATTGAAAACGAACGTGAAGCTATTCGTAACGAAAAAGACTTTTTAAATGCTGAATTAACACGAAGAAACACCGAATTCGAAAACCTGCAACAGTTAAATATAAAACGCGATGCCGAAATAGAAGAACGCCAAACGCAATTGCGAAAAGACTTCGAGCTTTTGGCTACTAAAATACTTGATGAAAAAACGGAGAAATTCACGCTTCAAAATAAGGAGAACATCAAAAATATTTTAAATCCGCTTCAAGAAAAAATAAAAACTTTTGAGGAAAAAGTAGATCTAACCCAAAAGGAAAGCATCAGTATGCATTCGGCCTTAAAAGAGCAATTGTTAGGATTAAAAGACCTTAACCAACAAATGACCAAAGAAGCCACCAATTTAACCAGAGCCTTAAAAGGTGATAGCCAAATTCAAGGAAACTGGGGCGAAATCATTTTAACAAGAGTTTTGGAAAAATCTGGACTTAACGAAGGGAGAGAATATAGCCTACAAGACTCGCATATAGACGATGAGGGCAAGAGACTTAGAACCGATGTTTTAATACATCTTCCGGACGGAAAAAAAATTGTGGTCGATAGTAAGGTGTCGCTAACTGATTTTGAACGATTCGTTTCTTCTGATGATGATAATGAAAAACAAATTCATTTAAAAAACCATATCAATTCAATTAAAAGACACGTCGATCAATTAAGTACAAAAAAATATCACTATTTATATGACGCAGGTCCAGATACCGTTTTTATGTTTATACCCATAGAACCTGCTTTTGCTTTAGCGTCTTCAAACGAACCTAAACTTTACGAAGAAGCATTTGGGAAACATGTTATTATTGTAACGCCATCGACTTTATTGGCGGCCTTAAAATTAATTGAGAATTTATGGCAAAATGATAGACAAAAACAGAATGCTCTTGAAATTGCTACCCAAGCGGGAAAATTATATGATCAATTTGTAAACTTAACTAACGACTTATTGAAGGTAGGCAACCAACTAAATACAGTAAAAGGTAGTTATGATTCAACTATGAAAAAACTAACTGGAAGAGGAAATTTACTTTCTAAAGTTGAAAATATAAAAAAACTTGGTATTAAGGCCAACAAGCAGGTTAATGAGAAGTTATTAAAAATCGCTGATGAAAATTCAGAAGACGACGACTTATAA